A single region of the Ancylobacter novellus DSM 506 genome encodes:
- a CDS encoding ABC transporter ATP-binding protein → MSNGVAEKTQKTIGGIRRKFAPWNDPQAVPLIRYQNVTKRFGEFTAVDNLSLDIYEREFFALLGPSGCGKTTLMRMLAGFEDPTEGKITLAGQNLVGTPPYKRQTNMMFQSYALFPHMSVWDNIAFGLRQDRMEKGAVAARVEEMLKLVKLEKFAKRKPHQLSGGQRQRVALARSLAKRPKVLLLDEPLGALDKKLREETQFELMDIQMELGMTFLIVTHDQEEAMTVADRIAVMNHGKLVQVDQPAVIYEQPNSRYVADFVGDVNILDAKVEALAPGAVTLRSEAAPDMPIRVAQECAAKVGDSVAVALRPEKLRVELDPPADPSVNTLTGTIWDIGYLGDLSIYHVELPNGMRVKAAKPNLTRMVERPITWEDKVYVSFTPDAGVVLTN, encoded by the coding sequence ATGAGCAATGGCGTCGCCGAGAAGACGCAGAAGACCATTGGCGGCATCCGCCGGAAGTTCGCCCCCTGGAACGACCCGCAGGCCGTCCCGCTCATCCGCTACCAGAACGTCACCAAGCGCTTCGGCGAGTTCACCGCCGTCGACAACCTCTCCCTCGATATCTATGAGCGCGAGTTCTTCGCCCTGCTCGGCCCGTCCGGCTGCGGCAAGACCACGCTGATGCGCATGCTCGCCGGCTTCGAGGACCCGACCGAGGGCAAGATCACCCTTGCCGGACAGAACCTCGTCGGAACGCCGCCCTACAAGCGGCAGACCAACATGATGTTCCAGTCCTACGCGCTGTTCCCGCATATGAGCGTGTGGGACAACATCGCCTTCGGCCTTCGGCAGGACCGGATGGAGAAGGGCGCCGTCGCCGCCCGCGTGGAGGAGATGCTCAAGCTGGTGAAGCTTGAGAAATTCGCCAAGCGCAAGCCGCACCAGCTCTCCGGCGGCCAGCGCCAGCGCGTGGCGCTCGCCCGCTCGCTCGCCAAGCGCCCCAAGGTGCTGCTGCTGGACGAGCCGCTCGGCGCGCTCGACAAGAAGCTGCGCGAGGAGACCCAGTTCGAGCTCATGGACATCCAGATGGAGCTCGGCATGACCTTCCTGATCGTCACCCACGATCAGGAGGAGGCGATGACGGTGGCCGACCGCATCGCGGTGATGAATCACGGCAAGCTGGTGCAGGTCGACCAGCCGGCGGTGATCTACGAGCAGCCCAATTCGCGCTACGTGGCGGACTTCGTCGGCGACGTGAACATACTCGACGCCAAGGTCGAGGCGCTCGCGCCCGGCGCCGTCACGCTGCGCTCCGAGGCGGCGCCCGACATGCCGATCCGCGTCGCGCAGGAATGCGCGGCCAAGGTCGGCGACAGCGTCGCGGTGGCGCTCAGGCCGGAGAAGCTGCGCGTCGAGCTCGACCCGCCGGCCGACCCGAGCGTCAACACGCTCACCGGCACGATCTGGGACATCGGCTATCTCGGCGACCTCTCCATCTACCATGTGGAACTGCCCAACGGCATGCGGGTGAAGGCGGCCAAGCCCAACCTGACCCGCATGGTCGAGCGGCCCATCACCTGGGAGGACAAGGTCTATGTCTCCTTCACGCCGGATGCCGGCGTGGTGCTGACGAACTGA
- a CDS encoding glutamine synthetase family protein, which produces MAKKKRPDKDVVEAPRGVTSLAEAKAWMAARGITEIECAVPDLAGVGRGKIMPVSKFLSGPTMNLPLSVFFQTISGDYPPYDGLVDSVVVDSDLVMEPDFSTLAVVPWAQDPTAQIIHDAYHRDGRPVDLAPRQVLKNVVELYSHKGWKAVVAPEIEFYLVEPNTDADYPLKPPIGRSGRPEIGRQSYSIQAVNEFDALFEDMYDYSEAQGLEIDTLIHEDGAAQMEINLLHGDPVVLADQVFLFKRTIREAALAHKIYATFMAKPIADEPGSAMHIHQSIVDAETGKNIFSDKDGDPTPEFFSFIAGQQRYMPAVMSIMAPYVNSYRRLTRDSMAPINVQWGYDNRTAGLRVPPSSPAARRVENRVPSSDANPYLVIAASLACGYLGLVEGLRPTDPLEADAKFLDFELPRGLLEAVAALQYSEEIAGVLGPSFVKTYTAVKQQEFDTFMRVISPWEREYLLLNV; this is translated from the coding sequence ATGGCCAAGAAGAAGCGTCCCGACAAGGACGTGGTCGAAGCTCCCCGCGGTGTCACCTCGCTCGCCGAGGCCAAGGCCTGGATGGCCGCCCGGGGCATCACCGAGATCGAATGCGCCGTGCCGGACCTTGCCGGGGTCGGGCGCGGCAAGATCATGCCGGTGTCGAAGTTCCTCTCCGGACCGACGATGAACCTGCCGCTCAGCGTGTTCTTCCAGACCATTTCCGGCGACTACCCGCCCTATGACGGGCTGGTGGATTCGGTGGTGGTCGACAGCGACCTGGTGATGGAGCCGGACTTCTCCACCCTCGCCGTCGTGCCCTGGGCGCAGGACCCGACCGCCCAGATCATCCACGACGCCTATCACCGCGACGGCCGCCCGGTCGACCTCGCGCCGCGTCAGGTGCTGAAGAACGTCGTCGAGCTCTATTCCCACAAGGGCTGGAAGGCGGTGGTGGCACCCGAGATCGAGTTCTATCTCGTCGAGCCGAACACCGACGCCGACTATCCGCTCAAGCCGCCGATCGGGCGCTCGGGCCGGCCGGAGATCGGCCGCCAGTCCTATTCGATCCAGGCGGTGAACGAGTTCGACGCCCTGTTCGAGGACATGTACGACTACTCCGAGGCCCAGGGCCTGGAGATCGACACGCTGATCCACGAGGACGGCGCGGCGCAGATGGAGATCAACCTGCTGCACGGCGATCCCGTCGTGCTCGCCGACCAGGTGTTCCTGTTCAAGCGCACCATCCGCGAGGCGGCGCTCGCCCACAAGATCTACGCTACCTTCATGGCCAAGCCGATCGCCGACGAGCCCGGCTCGGCCATGCACATCCACCAGTCCATCGTCGATGCCGAGACGGGCAAGAACATCTTCTCCGACAAGGACGGCGACCCGACGCCGGAGTTCTTCTCCTTCATCGCCGGCCAGCAGCGCTACATGCCGGCGGTGATGTCGATCATGGCGCCTTACGTGAACTCCTACCGCCGGCTGACGCGCGATTCCATGGCGCCGATCAACGTGCAGTGGGGCTATGACAACCGCACCGCGGGCCTGCGCGTGCCGCCTTCCTCGCCGGCGGCGCGGCGGGTGGAGAACCGGGTGCCGTCCTCGGACGCCAACCCCTATCTCGTCATCGCCGCCTCGCTCGCCTGCGGCTATCTCGGGCTGGTCGAGGGCCTGCGTCCCACCGACCCGCTGGAGGCCGACGCCAAGTTCCTCGACTTCGAGCTGCCGCGCGGGCTGCTCGAGGCGGTGGCGGCGCTGCAGTATTCGGAGGAGATCGCCGGCGTGCTCGGGCCGTCCTTCGTGAAGACCTACACGGCGGTGAAGCAGCAGGAGTTCGACACCTTCATGCGGGTGATCTCGCCCTGGGAGCGGGAATATCTGCTGCTGAACGTGTGA
- a CDS encoding LysR substrate-binding domain-containing protein, whose product MTVLLDIDQLRTFIAIAETGSFTKAADVVHKTQSAVSMQMKRLEERVGKAIFARDGRASRLTDEGDRLLDYARRIVKLNMEAVASLASAELSGRVRLGVPDDYADRYLPEIMARFSNTHPNVELTVVCDPSTDLIDRIDTGDLDLAIVTDCEMINRETEIIRREQLLWVGSNRHPVHLEDPVPLALGRQTCNWRQEAISMLQAVGRPFRILYTSSNSTAVSAAVLSGLAISVLPESGLRPGMRVLGPSDGFPALAPCRIGLLRNRHEASPLADALANHIVQGLDNISEAAIAAE is encoded by the coding sequence ATGACCGTGCTGCTCGATATTGATCAATTAAGAACATTCATCGCAATCGCCGAAACCGGCAGCTTCACAAAGGCCGCCGATGTGGTTCACAAGACCCAGTCGGCCGTCTCCATGCAGATGAAGCGGCTGGAGGAAAGGGTCGGCAAGGCGATCTTCGCGCGCGACGGGCGTGCCTCGCGCCTCACCGACGAGGGCGACCGGCTGCTCGATTACGCAAGGCGGATCGTGAAGCTGAACATGGAGGCGGTGGCGAGCCTCGCCTCCGCCGAGCTTTCGGGACGGGTACGGCTCGGCGTGCCGGACGACTATGCCGACCGCTATCTGCCGGAGATCATGGCACGGTTCTCCAACACCCATCCCAATGTCGAGCTGACCGTGGTGTGCGATCCCTCGACCGACCTCATCGACCGCATCGACACCGGCGACCTCGACCTCGCCATTGTCACCGATTGCGAGATGATCAACCGCGAGACCGAGATCATCCGCCGCGAGCAGCTGCTCTGGGTCGGCTCCAACCGCCACCCGGTGCATCTCGAGGACCCCGTGCCGCTGGCGCTGGGGCGGCAGACCTGCAACTGGCGGCAGGAGGCGATATCCATGCTGCAGGCGGTCGGCCGGCCGTTCCGCATCCTCTACACCTCCTCGAACAGCACGGCGGTCTCGGCGGCGGTGCTCTCCGGCCTCGCCATCTCGGTGCTGCCGGAATCGGGGCTGCGCCCCGGCATGCGGGTGCTCGGTCCCTCGGACGGCTTCCCCGCGCTGGCGCCCTGTCGCATCGGCCTCCTGCGCAACCGGCACGAGGCTTCGCCGCTGGCGGACGCCCTCGCCAACCACATCGTCCAGGGCCTCGACAACATCTCGGAAGCCGCCATAGCGGCGGAGTAA
- a CDS encoding VOC family protein, which produces MSAPVPGDLVPFLRYADPHAAIAWLKKALGFSPILVVDDGHGGVAHAELALGTSALMIGGVKDDVLRMRTPAEAGGVTQGIYVVVPDADALWTCTMEAGAEVVMAIYDTPYGSREFTVRDPEGHLWSVGTYRAGSYKSDS; this is translated from the coding sequence ATGTCCGCACCCGTCCCCGGCGACCTCGTTCCCTTCCTCCGCTATGCCGATCCGCACGCCGCCATCGCCTGGCTGAAGAAGGCGCTCGGCTTCTCGCCGATCCTGGTGGTCGATGACGGCCATGGCGGCGTCGCCCATGCCGAGCTGGCGCTCGGCACCAGCGCGCTGATGATCGGCGGGGTGAAGGACGACGTTCTGCGCATGCGCACGCCGGCCGAGGCGGGCGGCGTCACGCAAGGCATCTATGTGGTGGTGCCGGACGCCGACGCGCTGTGGACCTGCACGATGGAGGCGGGTGCCGAGGTGGTGATGGCGATCTACGACACGCCCTACGGCTCGCGCGAATTCACCGTGCGCGACCCGGAAGGCCATCTATGGAGCGTCGGCACCTACCGCGCCGGCTCCTATAAGTCTGACTCGTAA
- a CDS encoding glutamate--cysteine ligase: MARDQIDTQPIESRDDLVAWLEAGCKAPMKFRIGTEHEKFPFTLNGHEPVPYEGPNGIRALLEGMQALNCWEPIMEGSTIIGLADNVGGGAISLEPGGQFELSGAPLITIHETCAEVNSHLTQVREVATPLGFGFLGLGMSPKWTLAQTPVMPKGRYKIMTAYMPKVGTHGLDMMYRTCTVQVNLDFSSEADMVQKLRVGLALQPVATALFANSPFTEGKPNGFLSFRSEIWRDTDNNRSGMLPFAFEKGMGFERYVDYALDVPMYFIKRGDHYIDVAGSSFRDLLAGKHPAVPGETATVSDWANHLSTIFPEVRLKRYLEMRGADGGPWANLCALPALWTGLLYDQASLDAAWELAKGWSADERQKLRDDVPRLGFKAEIAGRSMHELAREVVAISRAGLARRDKRDSQGRDETRFLQPLEESLVSGLTPAEVLLKRYETEWNRSVEPIFDDCAY; encoded by the coding sequence ATGGCGCGAGACCAGATCGACACGCAGCCCATCGAAAGCCGCGACGACCTCGTCGCGTGGCTGGAGGCGGGCTGCAAGGCGCCAATGAAGTTCCGCATCGGGACCGAGCACGAGAAATTCCCCTTCACCCTGAACGGCCACGAGCCGGTCCCCTATGAGGGGCCGAACGGCATCCGCGCGCTGCTGGAAGGCATGCAGGCGCTGAACTGCTGGGAGCCGATCATGGAGGGCTCCACCATCATCGGCCTGGCCGACAATGTCGGCGGCGGGGCCATCTCGCTGGAGCCCGGCGGGCAGTTCGAGCTTTCCGGCGCGCCGCTCATCACCATCCACGAGACCTGCGCCGAGGTGAATTCGCACCTGACCCAGGTGCGCGAGGTGGCGACCCCGCTCGGCTTCGGCTTCCTCGGCCTCGGCATGAGCCCGAAATGGACGCTGGCGCAGACCCCGGTGATGCCCAAGGGCCGCTACAAGATCATGACCGCCTACATGCCGAAGGTCGGCACCCACGGCCTCGACATGATGTACCGGACCTGCACCGTGCAGGTGAACCTCGACTTCTCCTCCGAGGCCGACATGGTGCAGAAGCTGCGCGTCGGTCTCGCTTTGCAGCCGGTCGCCACGGCGCTGTTCGCCAATTCGCCCTTCACCGAAGGCAAGCCGAACGGCTTCCTCTCCTTCCGCTCGGAGATCTGGCGCGACACCGACAATAACCGCTCCGGCATGCTGCCCTTCGCCTTCGAGAAGGGCATGGGCTTCGAGCGTTATGTCGACTACGCGCTCGACGTGCCGATGTACTTCATCAAGCGCGGCGACCATTACATCGACGTCGCCGGCTCCTCCTTCCGCGACCTGCTGGCGGGCAAGCACCCGGCGGTGCCGGGCGAGACGGCGACCGTCTCCGACTGGGCCAACCACCTCTCCACCATCTTCCCCGAGGTGCGGCTGAAGCGTTACCTCGAAATGCGCGGTGCCGACGGTGGGCCGTGGGCGAACCTCTGTGCCCTGCCCGCTTTGTGGACCGGCCTTCTCTACGACCAGGCCAGCCTCGATGCCGCCTGGGAACTGGCCAAGGGCTGGAGCGCCGACGAGCGCCAGAAGCTGCGCGACGACGTGCCCCGGCTCGGCTTCAAGGCCGAGATCGCCGGCCGCTCGATGCACGAGCTCGCCCGCGAGGTGGTCGCCATCTCCCGCGCCGGCCTCGCCCGCCGCGACAAGCGCGACAGCCAGGGCCGCGACGAGACGCGCTTCCTCCAGCCCCTGGAGGAAAGCCTCGTTTCCGGGCTCACGCCGGCCGAGGTGCTGCTTAAGCGCTACGAGACCGAGTGGAACCGCTCGGTCGAGCCGATCTTCGACGACTGCGCCTATTGA
- a CDS encoding L,D-transpeptidase, whose product MPIHRRSLLLGAPFLLAGCTTARRQEPTPVARSLAYAPSYETMYAALDGEPYPVPAVDLSQIDPRFLRREVAYATREEPGTIVVDVEARYAYLVMENGRALRYGVGVGKEEGFNFRGAATIARKAEWPRWTPTPDMIRREPERYAKYAGGLPGGPGNPLGPRALYLYRDGRDTLYRLHGTIEPWTIGTMVSSGCIRLLNQDIIDLYRRVPAGSRAVVLSSAGTAA is encoded by the coding sequence ATGCCCATCCACCGACGCAGCCTGCTTCTCGGCGCGCCCTTCCTTCTCGCCGGCTGCACCACGGCGCGCCGGCAGGAACCGACGCCGGTCGCCCGCTCCCTTGCCTATGCGCCGTCCTACGAGACCATGTATGCCGCGCTCGACGGCGAGCCCTATCCCGTCCCGGCCGTCGATCTGTCGCAGATCGACCCGCGCTTCCTAAGGCGCGAGGTCGCCTACGCCACCCGCGAGGAGCCCGGCACCATCGTCGTCGACGTCGAGGCCCGCTACGCCTATCTCGTCATGGAGAACGGCCGGGCGCTGCGCTATGGCGTCGGCGTCGGCAAGGAGGAAGGCTTCAACTTCCGCGGCGCGGCGACCATTGCCCGCAAGGCCGAGTGGCCGCGCTGGACGCCGACCCCGGACATGATCCGCCGCGAGCCCGAGCGCTACGCCAAATATGCCGGCGGCCTGCCGGGCGGGCCGGGCAACCCGCTCGGTCCCCGCGCGCTCTATCTCTATCGCGACGGGCGCGACACGCTGTACCGGCTGCACGGGACGATCGAACCCTGGACCATCGGCACCATGGTCTCCTCCGGCTGCATCCGGCTGCTGAACCAGGACATCATCGACCTCTACCGGCGCGTGCCGGCGGGAAGCCGCGCCGTGGTCCTGAGCTCCGCCGGCACCGCCGCGTAA
- a CDS encoding LysR family transcriptional regulator, translating into MDLAAALRAFVRTVERGSVTAAARDLAVTQPAVTKHLRNLERHVGARLLERSARLVRPTPQGAALYETSRSALASIDSALEGVRRDMGAIEGTLRIHAPACLGARRLHGIVMEFQAAHPGVNVDLILENRSVDLVYENLDLAVKYGRPEGQDLVIRRLGLVRRVLVAAPSFLARCGPVDTLERLSEVDIVTTPAVVSPRDMLMLQRAGTPLGESIEVPVRPVLRTNAAEVIEQTLLGGHAAGPVQVLFAARDLAAGRLVRLLPEYEVRPSEAFLAYPSVRFMRPVVRAFTDFAVPALRATEGIT; encoded by the coding sequence ATGGATCTCGCGGCCGCCCTGCGCGCCTTCGTGCGCACCGTCGAGCGCGGCTCGGTGACGGCGGCGGCACGCGACCTCGCCGTGACGCAACCGGCGGTCACCAAGCATCTGCGCAATCTGGAACGCCATGTCGGCGCCCGGCTGCTGGAGCGCTCGGCGCGGCTCGTGCGTCCTACGCCGCAGGGCGCGGCGCTCTACGAGACGAGCCGCTCGGCACTCGCCTCCATCGATTCGGCGCTGGAAGGCGTGCGGCGCGACATGGGCGCCATCGAGGGGACGCTGCGCATCCACGCGCCCGCCTGCCTCGGCGCGCGGCGGCTGCACGGCATCGTCATGGAGTTCCAGGCCGCGCATCCCGGCGTCAACGTCGATCTCATCCTGGAGAACCGCAGCGTCGATCTCGTCTACGAGAATCTGGACCTCGCGGTGAAATATGGCCGGCCGGAAGGGCAGGACCTGGTCATCCGGCGGCTGGGGCTGGTGCGGCGGGTGCTGGTGGCGGCGCCGAGCTTCCTGGCCCGCTGCGGCCCCGTCGACACGCTGGAGCGCCTGTCGGAGGTCGACATCGTCACCACGCCGGCGGTGGTATCGCCACGCGACATGCTGATGCTGCAGCGTGCCGGGACCCCTCTGGGCGAATCCATCGAGGTGCCGGTGCGTCCGGTCCTGCGCACCAACGCCGCCGAAGTGATCGAGCAGACGCTGCTGGGGGGCCATGCGGCCGGGCCGGTGCAGGTGCTGTTCGCCGCGCGCGATCTGGCGGCGGGACGGCTCGTAAGGCTGCTGCCGGAGTACGAGGTGCGCCCGTCCGAGGCGTTCCTCGCCTATCCCTCGGTGCGCTTCATGCGTCCGGTGGTGCGGGCCTTCACCGATTTCGCCGTGCCGGCGCTGCGGGCGACGGAGGGGATCACCTGA
- a CDS encoding carboxylate-amine ligase, producing the protein MTTEEYRIGIEEEYFIVDGETKSALRRMPAPFMDQARGALGEAVSGEMLQSQIEMMTRPHVSAADARRQLHGLRRSLGEVAAEFDLAFLAAGTHPTASWQTGKRTPTQRYDGLMHDLQMVGERNMLCGMHVHVELPDADQRVDVMRRILPYLPIFVALSTSSPFWESKRTGLMGYRLAAYDELPRTGLPELFESAKDYQDYVDALVAARAIRDSSYVWWTIRPSQKHPTLELRAPDSCTRVEDSVAIAALYRALVRHLVRDPKLNAGIDAVDRAIAVENKWRAQRYGIHGSFVDRRTREAVPVTQAVETLIDQLREDARALGGLDELEHLRTILGGGTSADIQIAVYQEAAHRTGNRNEALNAVKTWLAHASAQ; encoded by the coding sequence ATGACAACAGAAGAATACCGCATCGGCATCGAAGAAGAATATTTCATCGTCGACGGCGAGACCAAGAGCGCGTTGCGGCGCATGCCGGCTCCCTTCATGGACCAGGCGCGCGGCGCGCTTGGCGAAGCCGTGAGCGGCGAGATGCTGCAGTCGCAGATCGAGATGATGACCCGCCCGCACGTCAGCGCCGCCGATGCGCGCCGCCAGCTGCACGGGCTACGCCGCTCGCTCGGCGAGGTGGCGGCCGAGTTCGACCTCGCCTTCCTCGCCGCCGGCACCCATCCGACCGCGAGCTGGCAGACCGGCAAGCGCACCCCGACCCAGCGCTATGACGGGCTGATGCACGACCTGCAGATGGTCGGCGAGCGCAACATGCTGTGCGGCATGCATGTGCATGTCGAGCTGCCCGACGCCGACCAGCGCGTCGACGTGATGCGCCGCATCCTGCCCTACCTGCCGATCTTCGTGGCGCTGTCGACCTCCTCGCCCTTCTGGGAATCCAAGCGCACCGGGCTGATGGGCTACCGCCTCGCCGCCTATGACGAGCTGCCGCGCACCGGCCTGCCGGAGCTGTTCGAGAGCGCCAAGGACTACCAGGATTATGTCGACGCGCTGGTGGCGGCGCGGGCTATCCGCGATTCCAGCTATGTGTGGTGGACCATCCGCCCCTCGCAGAAGCACCCGACTTTAGAGCTGCGCGCGCCCGATAGCTGCACGCGGGTGGAGGATTCGGTCGCCATCGCCGCGCTCTACCGCGCGCTGGTGCGCCACCTCGTGCGCGATCCCAAGCTCAATGCCGGCATCGACGCCGTCGACCGCGCCATCGCGGTGGAGAACAAGTGGCGCGCCCAGCGCTACGGCATCCATGGCAGCTTCGTCGACCGCAGGACGCGCGAGGCGGTGCCGGTAACGCAGGCCGTAGAGACGCTGATCGACCAGCTGCGCGAGGACGCGCGCGCCCTCGGCGGGCTGGACGAGCTGGAGCACCTGCGCACCATCCTGGGCGGCGGCACCAGCGCCGATATCCAGATCGCGGTCTACCAGGAGGCGGCCCACCGCACCGGCAACCGCAACGAGGCGCTGAACGCGGTGAAGACCTGGCTCGCCCACGCCTCGGCGCAGTAG
- a CDS encoding 16S rRNA (uracil(1498)-N(3))-methyltransferase, giving the protein MARHQEDSSDQPYDFRAQRLYVDDDLGEGTLVRLDRDRAHYVADVIRLEVGGALHLFNGRDGEWRAVREPAGRREAVLRCEARLRRQAEPADLDYVFAPLKHARLDYMVQKAVEMGAGRLVPVMTRRTQASRVNTERMRANVIEAAEQCGILSLPAVLEPSALARWLADLAPERRLVFCDEAAPEADPLAELREAVAGPLAVLIGPEGGFDEEERRLLKARPGTIVLSLGPRILRADTAAVAALAMVEAARQTAANFSAR; this is encoded by the coding sequence ATGGCCCGCCATCAAGAAGATTCGTCCGATCAGCCCTATGATTTCCGCGCCCAGCGTCTCTATGTCGACGACGATCTCGGCGAGGGCACGCTCGTCCGGCTCGACCGCGACCGCGCCCATTACGTCGCCGACGTGATCCGGCTAGAGGTCGGCGGCGCCCTCCATCTGTTCAACGGACGCGACGGCGAATGGCGCGCCGTGCGGGAGCCCGCGGGCCGGCGCGAGGCCGTCCTGCGGTGCGAGGCGCGGCTGCGCCGGCAGGCGGAACCGGCCGATCTCGACTATGTGTTCGCCCCGCTCAAGCACGCCCGGCTCGACTACATGGTGCAGAAGGCGGTGGAGATGGGCGCCGGCCGGCTGGTGCCGGTGATGACCCGCCGCACCCAGGCGAGCCGGGTGAACACCGAGCGCATGCGCGCCAATGTGATCGAGGCCGCCGAGCAGTGCGGCATCCTCAGCCTGCCCGCGGTGCTGGAGCCGTCGGCGCTGGCGCGCTGGCTGGCCGACCTCGCCCCCGAACGCCGGCTGGTATTCTGCGACGAGGCGGCCCCCGAGGCCGATCCGCTGGCCGAGCTGCGCGAAGCCGTCGCCGGCCCGCTCGCCGTGCTAATCGGCCCCGAAGGCGGCTTCGACGAGGAGGAGCGACGGCTGCTCAAGGCGCGGCCGGGCACCATCGTGCTTTCCCTCGGCCCGCGCATCCTGCGTGCCGATACCGCCGCCGTGGCGGCGCTCGCGATGGTCGAGGCGGCGCGGCAGACGGCCGCTAATTTTTCGGCCCGTTGA
- the ubiA gene encoding 4-hydroxybenzoate octaprenyltransferase gives MTAPSTPAGPAPADSAVSWVDRAPAALRPFLRLARIDRPIGSWLLLIPCWWSVALALGMQARAGEADYSRALILGVLFAVGAVAMRGAGCTWNDILDRDIDVRVERTRARPLPAGQVTLLGAFAFLALQALVGLVVLICLPPFAIVTALASLGLVAIYPLMKRVIWVPQAVLGLTFSWGALMGFAALLEELPAAAFLLYAGSVLWVIGYDTIYAHQDREDDALVGVKSSARLFGRATKPWLVGFYAAAAALIGVALVTAGAGPYAWGGLGIFVVQLGTQVRRLDIDDRALCLKLFKSNRDAGLILLAGFLLDALVG, from the coding sequence ATGACCGCACCGTCCACCCCCGCCGGACCGGCTCCGGCCGATTCCGCCGTGAGTTGGGTCGACCGCGCGCCGGCTGCCCTGCGTCCCTTCCTGCGGCTCGCCCGTATCGATCGGCCGATCGGCAGCTGGCTGCTGCTCATCCCCTGCTGGTGGTCGGTGGCGCTCGCGCTCGGCATGCAGGCGCGCGCCGGTGAGGCGGACTATTCCCGCGCGCTGATCCTCGGCGTGCTGTTCGCCGTCGGCGCGGTCGCCATGCGCGGCGCCGGCTGCACCTGGAACGACATCCTCGACCGCGACATCGACGTGCGGGTCGAGCGCACCCGCGCCCGCCCGCTGCCGGCCGGGCAGGTGACGCTTCTCGGTGCCTTCGCCTTCCTCGCCCTTCAGGCGCTGGTGGGGCTCGTCGTGCTGATCTGCCTGCCGCCCTTCGCCATCGTCACGGCGTTGGCCTCGCTCGGGCTGGTGGCGATCTACCCGCTGATGAAGCGGGTGATCTGGGTGCCGCAGGCCGTGCTCGGGCTCACCTTCTCCTGGGGCGCGCTGATGGGCTTCGCCGCGCTCCTCGAAGAGCTGCCGGCCGCGGCCTTCCTGCTCTATGCCGGTTCGGTGCTGTGGGTGATCGGCTATGACACCATCTACGCCCACCAGGACCGCGAGGACGACGCGCTGGTCGGGGTGAAGTCCTCCGCCCGCCTCTTCGGGCGGGCGACCAAGCCCTGGCTGGTCGGCTTCTATGCCGCCGCGGCGGCGCTGATCGGCGTCGCGCTGGTGACGGCGGGTGCAGGCCCCTATGCCTGGGGCGGCCTCGGCATCTTCGTCGTGCAGCTCGGCACCCAGGTGCGCCGCCTCGACATCGACGACCGCGCCCTCTGCCTCAAATTGTTCAAGTCGAACCGCGACGCGGGGCTGATCCTGCTCGCCGGTTTCCTGCTCGACGCACTCGTCGGCTGA
- a CDS encoding ribonuclease D: MSIRLHRGDLVDLSRYTPENAPFVAIDTETLGLNPHRDRLCVVQLSPGDGTADVVQIPAGAGPGSAPNLEALLTDPRITKLFHFARFDVAVLGKTFGLTVAPVWCTKIASRLTRTYTDRHGLKELVRELIGVDLSKQQQSSDWAAEELSEAQLQYAASDVLYLHALREKLASMLARDGRTELAQSCFEFLPTRAKLDLAGWPDEDIFAHS, encoded by the coding sequence ATGAGCATCCGCCTGCACCGCGGCGACCTGGTCGACCTCTCCCGCTACACGCCCGAGAACGCCCCCTTCGTCGCCATCGACACCGAGACGCTGGGTCTCAACCCGCATCGCGACCGCCTGTGCGTGGTGCAACTCTCGCCCGGCGACGGTACCGCCGACGTGGTGCAGATCCCGGCCGGCGCCGGCCCGGGAAGCGCGCCGAACCTGGAGGCGCTGCTCACCGATCCGCGCATCACCAAGCTCTTCCACTTCGCCCGCTTCGACGTCGCCGTGCTCGGCAAGACCTTTGGCCTGACCGTCGCGCCGGTGTGGTGCACCAAGATCGCCTCGCGCCTCACCCGCACCTATACCGACCGGCACGGGCTGAAGGAGCTGGTGCGCGAATTGATCGGCGTCGACCTGTCGAAGCAGCAGCAGAGCTCGGACTGGGCGGCGGAGGAGCTGAGCGAGGCGCAGCTTCAATATGCCGCCTCCGACGTGCTCTACCTGCACGCACTGCGCGAGAAGCTCGCTTCCATGCTGGCGCGCGACGGGCGCACCGAGCTGGCGCAGTCCTGCTTCGAGTTCCTGCCGACCCGCGCCAAGCTGGACCTCGCCGGCTGGCCGGACGAGGACATCTTCGCGCATTCCTGA